DNA from Spirochaetota bacterium:
TGCGGCGAAAAAAAGGTGCCGGTCATAGTACATCTCGACTATGAATTCGATACCGGGAAGAGGTATCCCCGTCCCAATTACTGGTACGGCGGCGGCATCGACCCCTTTGAGCGCGCAGTGCAGAAATGTCCCGATACGATATTCCTCGGCCACGCACCGGGTTTCTGGGCGCATATCTCCGGCGACGATCAGTACGACAAGTCACCGTATCCGAAGGGGCCGATCGTACCCGGCGGAAAGATGATAGCCATGCTCAGGCGATACCCCAATCTCTGCTGCGATATGTCCGCCGGTTCGGGACTAAACGCGTTGATGCGCGATGCACCGTTCGCAAAGGAATTCCTCATTGAATTCCAGGACAGGGTGCTTTACGCGCGGGATCAATTCGACAATAAGCATCAGGAATTCCTGAACTCGCTCGGACTGCCGAAGGATGTGCTTGAGAAATTATACAGCGGCAATGCGCAAAAGCTTGTTCCGCTGACCGCATGACACTCAGCTCTTCGTCATGACGCGGACGAAGAAACCGCTGTTATACCCGTTATACTTGCTTCTCGATATGTCACTATAGGCGAAATAGTCGGTCGAAACCCCGGCTATCATTACAAGCGACTTCAATACCGTATCGATCTCGAATGCGACGGAATGCTTCCCGTAATTGTTCGCACTCGTATAAAAATCGAGGACGTGTTGATATTGGTACCCCGCATACATCGCCGATAATTGGCTCAACCGATACGACACACGCGCCATCCCGGCAACGGTGAGCTCGCTGAACTCCGACGGCTGATAGAACGGGAAATTCGCGCGATTGATCTGTCTCGCCATGACGTTGAATTCCACGCCGAGGTTCCTGCTGATGACACCTGACGTATCGTCCTTGAAGAGATATGCGAAGGGGATCTGGTAGGACAATACCCCGAGCACGCCGGAGCGGAATATCATCCGCGCATTGTTCATCTGATAATTACCTTCCGCATGGAGTATTGTGCGGACGAAGAACGATTTCATGATATCGTTCCTGCTGAACGGCTGGATATCGCTCTTATAATAGAGGTCGAACACATGACTGTTCTGATAATTGAGGCCGTCGTTCGTGCTCTCGATGAGCGTAACACCGGTACCCGACGACACGTCGTCCACGATATTATCCGTAACATATTTATAGGCGAATGTCGCGAGAACGCTCGCGTCCGACTGCAGATAGGAATAGGACAATTTCGGCGAGGCGACCGTGGCGGTGTGTTCGGTCACCGAAACGCGGCTTTGCCCGCCCATGAGATTCTCATGGAAGCGGTAATCGATGAGATAATCATCCATATTCAGCCGAGAGCGACAAGCGCCTCCCATTCCGGTATGAGATCGTTCAATTCCTTCTCTATCACTTTATACCGTGCGGAATATTCGGCGATGGTCTTCGGGTCCGCGGTGCCGGCAGTGAAAATATCGTTGATCCCCCGTTTCTCGTTCTCAAGCAAGCCTACCAGTGCCTCAAGCTCCTTAAGCCGCTGTGTCTCTTTCCAGGTCAGTTTTTTGCGCTCCGCCTCAGGCGTCTTTTCCGGCGCTTTCACGCGCTTCGATCGATCGCGGCCCTCACGCTCCTGCAACGCATCCTGTTCACGCTTTTGCACAAGATATTCGGTATAGGAGCCGGTGAAGCGCTTGACTATGCCGCTCCCGTCAAGGATGAAGAGATCGTTGACCACATGGTCCATGAAGCAGCGGTCATGCGATACGAGGAACACGGTTCCCTTGAACGTAAGGAGATAGTCCTCAAGTATCGAGAGCGTCTTAATATCCAGGTCATTCGTCGGCTCATCGAACATGAGCACATTGGGCGTGCGCATGAGCACGGAGAGCAGATACAGCCGCCGTTTTTCACCGCCGGACAGTTCGGCGATGCGCGAGTAATGCATGGACGATGGAAAAAGGAAGCGCCCGAGCATGTCGGATGCGGTCACGCGTTCGCCGTCATCGAGCACCGCCGACTCACCCGACTCGCGTATGAATTCCAGTATGCGCATATCGTCGCGCAGATGCATCGATGTCTGATCGAAGAAGCCGATGCGCGTCGTCTCGCCGATATCGACACGCCCGCTATCGGGCGAGAGCCTTCCGGAGAGCAGATTGAGGAGCGTCGTCTTCCCCGAACCGTTCCCGCCGATGATGCCGATTCGCTCGCCTTTCGCGAAGCGGTATGAGAATCCGTTCATGATGGTCGCTTCAGGGAACGCCTTGTCTACCTTGTGACAATCGATGACCTTCCCGCCCTGCCGCGATGTTGCGAGCGAGATATCGACGACAGCGTCGGCCTCATACCATTGATGCTCCTTGAGCGCTTCTGCCCGGTCGATACGCGCCTTTTGTTTCGTCGAGCGCGCCTTCGGACCGCGCTTAAGCCACTCAAGCTCGCGCCGGAGCACGGAGGCTACGCGTTCGTCCTCGCGTACACGGTCATTTTCAAACTCGCTTTTTTTCTCAAGGTAATAATCGTAATTCCCGTCGTAGCGGTAGAGCCCCCCGCGCCAGAGCTCGAAAACGCCCGACGCGACAGCATCGAGAAAATAGCGGTCATGCGAAACGACGAATACCGACTGCACGGACCTCATGAGATAATCCTCAAGCCAGAGTATCGTCGCGATATCCAGGTGATTCGTCGGTTCATCGAGTATGAGGAGATCCGCCTCCGAAATGATGACCTCGGCGAGCGCCACCTTTTTCCGCATGCCGCCGGAAAGCTCGCTCATGGGCTGCAATAGATTATCAATGCCGAACGTATCGAGGACAGCGCGTATGCGCCGCTCATAGTCCCATGCGTTAAGCGATTCTATCGAATCCATCACCTCCCCGAGCTCATGCTGGAGCGCGGGTGTTTCGCTGTGCTGCATCGCCTCAAGGCAGGCTTCGTAGCGGCGTATCGCCTTCGCCTCGGGCGTCGCGCGGCTAAATATATGCTCAATGACCGTGGATGCCGGGTCGTACTGTATGTTCTGGGGAAGATATGATATCGAAAGTCCGCGCTCGAAGATGATATTCCCGCTATCCTGCTTTTCGCGCCCGGCAAGTATGCGAAGGAGCGTGCTCTTCCCCGTGCCGTTTATCCCGATGAGCGCTATCTTCTCGCCGCGGTCCATCCCGAACGAAACATCGGAGAACACGGTCTTTTCGCCGAAACCCTTGGCAAGCGCTGTCGCGGATATTATTGGCATGGTGCACTATACGTGAAAACGACCATCTTAGCAAGGAATTTTGGTCACATGAAGACATTTCGGGAGAAAGTCAGCATCTTGACCGAAATCTCGCTCCCGATATAATGCGCGCATCACCTGCAAGGACAATCCATGAAACACAACACGTATTTTGACGGCAATGTCCAGAGCCTCTCGCTCAGCACCGGGGACGGCGATGCCACCGTCGGCGTCATAGCGCCGGGAACGTTCGAATTCTCAACGACAAGCGATGAGCGCATGGCCATCGTGTCGGGTGTGCTCCACGCGGAGGTGCCCGGGCTCTCGCCGCGATTGTACAAGGCCGGCGAGCATTTCATCGTGCCGGCGAACTCGAAATTCAAAGTTACGGCGGAACGCGACGTCGCCTATCTCTGCCACTACAGGAAATAGGGGTTACTCCGCTGCCATCCGGACGTCGTCGAGCCAGAGCGTGCCGACTCCCTCGATGCGGAACGTTATTCTCGCAGCGCCGGCATTCTCCGCCACCGATATCGATGCAGTATATTCTTTCCACTCGTCACTGGGCGTTGCCGGCAATGAAAAGAGCGATGCGAACGGCGGCATCATCTGCCTGAGCTCGGCCTTGAGCGTCGGTACATTCCCGCGCACCCAGAACGAGAGCGACGCCTTCTGCCCCGGCTTGATCGGCACTTCCTGAACGAATTCCGTCACCGGGGAAGTCTTTATCGCCCGAACGGTTATTTTCTGCGCTGCCGCCCCGCTGTGCGGATTCGCCGTGTCGGTCTCAAGCAGCACATCGTTCTTCGCCCAATTATTGAGCGACCACACACCCGCCGATTCAAAACCGCCGTTGCGTATCAGGTTCCCGTCCGAGGGCATGGCTGCCGCAGCGACCGGGGACTTCGGCGCGGTCCGTACGGGAAATACCGGTTTTCCGGACGCATCGAAAAGATCATACACGCGGACATAGTCCACCATCCACGCATCGGGGAGCTTCGCGTTCTTCACATTACCCGCCCAGCTGTTGTCCTTCGCCTCCGCTTCATCGGTAAGCCGTATCTGCGCGGGCACCTGACAGACCCCGCCGGCATTCGTGCGATACACCTCATAGTCGTCGACATAGAACACATAGATATCGGGCGTCCAGAGCAGCGAGAACGTATGCCAGCCTTCCATGACACCGGGATTGATAGAACGCAGACCCGCCGACTTGTGGTCAGCCCCATAGCCGTCCCAGTGAAGTGCATGATTCACTTCCGGACCGATCCACGGCTTTTCCATGATATCGATCTCGGTCCCGTCGCGGCCGCTGCCGTCGACATCGCCGGTACTCGTCGTCTGCAGCCAGAACGCGTTCCAATGTCCGGTACTCGCATGCATTTTCATGCGCGCG
Protein-coding regions in this window:
- a CDS encoding amidohydrolase family protein, encoding MIIDAHNHPDWHGHGLAKFLANMEANHIDMTWLLSWECPADEWDPSFTQALGLVDSENGPIPFSRCVSYAEHAPGKFILGHAPDPRRPDAIDRLASAIDMHGVRVCGELKLRMMYDNFDAIRLFKFCGEKKVPVIVHLDYEFDTGKRYPRPNYWYGGGIDPFERAVQKCPDTIFLGHAPGFWAHISGDDQYDKSPYPKGPIVPGGKMIAMLRRYPNLCCDMSAGSGLNALMRDAPFAKEFLIEFQDRVLYARDQFDNKHQEFLNSLGLPKDVLEKLYSGNAQKLVPLTA
- a CDS encoding ABC-F family ATP-binding cassette domain-containing protein yields the protein MPIISATALAKGFGEKTVFSDVSFGMDRGEKIALIGINGTGKSTLLRILAGREKQDSGNIIFERGLSISYLPQNIQYDPASTVIEHIFSRATPEAKAIRRYEACLEAMQHSETPALQHELGEVMDSIESLNAWDYERRIRAVLDTFGIDNLLQPMSELSGGMRKKVALAEVIISEADLLILDEPTNHLDIATILWLEDYLMRSVQSVFVVSHDRYFLDAVASGVFELWRGGLYRYDGNYDYYLEKKSEFENDRVREDERVASVLRRELEWLKRGPKARSTKQKARIDRAEALKEHQWYEADAVVDISLATSRQGGKVIDCHKVDKAFPEATIMNGFSYRFAKGERIGIIGGNGSGKTTLLNLLSGRLSPDSGRVDIGETTRIGFFDQTSMHLRDDMRILEFIRESGESAVLDDGERVTASDMLGRFLFPSSMHYSRIAELSGGEKRRLYLLSVLMRTPNVLMFDEPTNDLDIKTLSILEDYLLTFKGTVFLVSHDRCFMDHVVNDLFILDGSGIVKRFTGSYTEYLVQKREQDALQEREGRDRSKRVKAPEKTPEAERKKLTWKETQRLKELEALVGLLENEKRGINDIFTAGTADPKTIAEYSARYKVIEKELNDLIPEWEALVALG
- a CDS encoding pyrimidine/purine nucleoside phosphorylase, which produces MKHNTYFDGNVQSLSLSTGDGDATVGVIAPGTFEFSTTSDERMAIVSGVLHAEVPGLSPRLYKAGEHFIVPANSKFKVTAERDVAYLCHYRK
- a CDS encoding family 16 glycosylhydrolase, with translation LTRPEVYQIARVEPKAGVEWKRIEFPVPMVKEYPADKVAISIMFGGQKQEVEIADLALVAMDDSYAQALQASRPKINGVPAADAGQSWKMIWNDEFDGTSLDASKWVIGEGKRHDAMRSPKAVKLDGEGHLVMGIFREGDTVYNSWVDTGDKFVHAYGFYTARMKMHASTGHWNAFWLQTTSTGDVDGSGRDGTEIDIMEKPWIGPEVNHALHWDGYGADHKSAGLRSINPGVMEGWHTFSLLWTPDIYVFYVDDYEVYRTNAGGVCQVPAQIRLTDEAEAKDNSWAGNVKNAKLPDAWMVDYVRVYDLFDASGKPVFPVRTAPKSPVAAAAMPSDGNLIRNGGFESAGVWSLNNWAKNDVLLETDTANPHSGAAAQKITVRAIKTSPVTEFVQEVPIKPGQKASLSFWVRGNVPTLKAELRQMMPPFASLFSLPATPSDEWKEYTASISVAENAGAARITFRIEGVGTLWLDDVRMAAE